A region of the Scatophagus argus isolate fScaArg1 chromosome 19, fScaArg1.pri, whole genome shotgun sequence genome:
ctgttgagaCGTTACCTCCACACCCATTTCAACACGATGCATTCACTGCATTTGCTGGTCATAACGTTACTGGTAAACTTTCCAtcagatatatattttttttttaccacgCCGAGTGTTCCAACTAAACACGCTTTTTAGATTAACACGTGAACTAAAAATTCGTAAAACGTCTAAAATTTAATAATGAAGCAAGTATGGTGTGTCCCGAGTGCTACAGACAAACTGTGACGGTTTggcaaatgtcttttttgtcatgtgtgtggtgtgttcagTGACGGTAGAGCGAGGCTGACTTTAATTAGCAGAGATTTTGACGGAGTCCGGCCAGGTCGCTGAACAAAATGGGAAATGATTTCACAAGTTGCAGTCATAAAATGATGCCAAGGCGAAATTTAACTGAACATCCACTGAATATTTTTGGGATGTCAGGTATGCCCACcagtcagagaggaaatgaatgactgaatgaatattttttacTCGAGTGTCATACGGTCAAAGGAGCCCAGCCTTACAAAACACATTATATTAGATACAAACTTAAAGTAAACGCACAACACTCTCATACATTGATGGTATGTatttaacagaaacaaagctgCGTCAaactgtgggactaataaaggctgTCTTAGCTCAACACCTTGTATGTTGaatatgtaatgtaatctaCTCTCATCTGTCAGGTCCAGGAGTAGCTCTCATACTGTGATAAAGAGGacagtaaaatattaaactCAGATTGTTCTCAATTTATGACCACCCTCTGATGGATGCGGTTGCATATGATCACATCTGGCAGCTCAACTGTTCCCTTTCTTCATATCCAGGACATGTCTGGAGGTTGCGTGAGGTGGATGCTGAGGCGTAcggtgagagctgtgtgtggTGGCAGCCCTGGCTACTGGACACCAGCATCAAGATTTGCCACATGCAGCGAAAGACATAATGTCATTGCTACCTCGTGGAGATGTTCCCCCTTCTCCACTGCTGTAGGTGATGCAGAACAGACCCCTGtaacaaagggaaaaaagcagGATTTCCAAGCTCCTGACACAATCAGCTCCGTTGGCCGTCACATCCCGCACGTTCACATACATTTGATAAGTGACACTGGCGAGGACCTGGGCAAAATGCACCGTGGGGATGCGATCAGAATCATGGAAAAGAGTGGCCTCAAACTGGTGCTGCTCAATAAGAAGAAGGATCCTCCTGTCTACCAGCTGCTGAGCGGCAAACAGATCCATGAAGAGCAGCTGAAACTGCGcgagaaacagaaaacaaaagcaggtgtgTGGTGTCCTGGCAGGGACATACTTCAACCCTTAGCTTAATGCAGTGGTTCCAAATTTAGGGTCAGGTTTCCTCCTTTGGGTCACAAGATGATTAAAAGTTAGGAAGAAAGACCACGTTTCTGCTCCACTCAAAAACTTTTCtcatatcttttctttttagttgTTAACTACCAGGAATTTTGGGgctttaaaaatattcacattcaaGTAAAAATCACTTGAAAGGCTTGTAGTTCATAGAAACATGTTGACTTTCTTTTGTATTCAAAGGTTTCCAAGTTAAAACGGTGAGGGATGCCGGCTTTAGAAAATGTACATCACAACCCTGAACAATTAGTCTTTGTGAATAATGAGGAACCTAATT
Encoded here:
- the mtif3 gene encoding translation initiation factor IF-3, mitochondrial isoform X1, producing the protein MHSLHLLVITLLDMSGGCVRWMLRRTVRAVCGGSPGYWTPASRFATCSERHNVIATSWRCSPFSTAVGDAEQTPVTKGKKQDFQAPDTISSVGRHIPHVHIHLISDTGEDLGKMHRGDAIRIMEKSGLKLVLLNKKKDPPVYQLLSGKQIHEEQLKLREKQKTKAAPVQVKELTFHSGITTHDVSVKLKQVESWLEKKHHVRITLRSGRRAPAVNLDKTLEQMIQQMGVMVGFVSKPQCIRDGKAAMCILRPPSAKELSQKAKNDAAASRPADSSSKASPKETVSNTDTTEGPVQQ
- the mtif3 gene encoding translation initiation factor IF-3, mitochondrial isoform X2, which produces MSGGCVRWMLRRTVRAVCGGSPGYWTPASRFATCSERHNVIATSWRCSPFSTAVGDAEQTPVTKGKKQDFQAPDTISSVGRHIPHVHIHLISDTGEDLGKMHRGDAIRIMEKSGLKLVLLNKKKDPPVYQLLSGKQIHEEQLKLREKQKTKAAPVQVKELTFHSGITTHDVSVKLKQVESWLEKKHHVRITLRSGRRAPAVNLDKTLEQMIQQMGVMVGFVSKPQCIRDGKAAMCILRPPSAKELSQKAKNDAAASRPADSSSKASPKETVSNTDTTEGPVQQ